In Carya illinoinensis cultivar Pawnee chromosome 10, C.illinoinensisPawnee_v1, whole genome shotgun sequence, one DNA window encodes the following:
- the LOC122278561 gene encoding uncharacterized protein K02A2.6-like, translated as MVTLTFKMMNNEAKYEALIAGLSVATQIGATEVDARSDSQVVVNQVLGVYAAKVKKLKKHLARVWEIRNLFSYFAITQIPRANNEIVDRLARAALGGEEVPLPWPVERRVIEVPDWANSIVEYLDEGKFPEAREEARKIKKRAVRFLLIDGILYKRGFSIPLLQCMSAQEAYGERILARKAARVGYYWPNALRDAREFTKRCAKCQNYAPTSHAPLEELASITASWPFTQWGVDLVGSFPPGEGDVKFMIVAVNYFTKWAKAEQLATITGKAVTKFLWKNVVCRFGIPHSIITDNGRKFDSDHYREWCAELRIKAKYSSPGHPQANGQAEVTNKALLSILKKKVAEKKGDWADELPRVL; from the exons ATGGTCACACTGACATTCAAAATGATGAACAACGAAGCTAAGTATGAAGCGTTGATAGCGGGTTTGTCTGTGGCCACCCAGATCGGGGCAACCGAGGTAGACGCCAGGTCAGATTCACAAGTAGTAGTAAATCAAGTTTTGGGTGTGTACGCTGCAAAGGTCAAAAAGTTAAAGAAACATCTTGCACGAGTTTGGGAAATACGCAATCTCTTCTCATACTTTGCCATCACTCAGATACCAAGGGCGAACAACGAGATCGTGGACAGATTGGCACGAGCGGCATTAGGAGGGGAGGAAGTACCCCTACCATGGCCAGTCGAGAGAAGGGTCATCGAGGTCCCAGATTGGGCAAACAGTATAGTGGAGTACTTGGATGAAGGAAAATTTCCAGAAGCAAGAGAAGAggcaagaaagataaagaaaagggcGGTTAGGTTCCTACTCATCGATGGGATCCTTTATAAAAGAGGTTTCTCTATTCCTTTACTGCAATGCATGTCTGCACAAGAGGCATA TGGGGAAAGAATCTTAGCTAGGAAAGCGGCTCGGGTAGGATATTACTGGCCTAATGCTCTAAGGGATGCGCGGGAGTTCACCAAGAGGTGTGCAAAATGCCAAAATTATGCACCTACATCGCATGCCCCTCTGGAGGAATTAGCATCAATAACAGCATCATGGCCATTCACCCAGTGGGGGGTGGATTTGGTGGGATCCTTCCCTCCAGGAGAAGGTGATGTTAAGTTCATGATAGTCGCTGTcaactattttacaaaatgGGCAAAAGCAGAGCAGTTAGCAACAATCACAGGCAAGGCCGTGACAAAATTCTTGTGGAAGAATGTTGTCTGCAGGTTTGGGATTCCCCACAGTATTATAACCGATAATGGGCGCAAGTTCGACTCAGATCACTACAGAGAATGGTGCGCGGAGTTAAGGATCAAGGCAAAGTACTCCTCCCCAGGCCACCCCCAAGCAAATGGTCAAGCTGAGGTGACAAATAAGGCATTACTATCAATCCTCAAGAAAAAGGTCGCGGAGAAAAAAGGGGATTGGGCAGACGAGCTACCAAGGGTACTCTAG